In the Gossypium raimondii isolate GPD5lz chromosome 9, ASM2569854v1, whole genome shotgun sequence genome, one interval contains:
- the LOC105798468 gene encoding uncharacterized protein LOC105798468: MSLLSNADWGPIVVAVVLFILLSPGMMFQLPTRTRVIEFGNMCTSGIAILVHAIIYFSLFTILIMAIGIHIHVY, encoded by the coding sequence atgaGTCTGCTTTCGAATGCAGATTGGGGACCAATCGTTGTTGCAGTGGTCTTGTTTATCCTCTTGTCGCCAGGGATGATGTTCCAATTGCCAACGAGGACAAGGGTGATAGAGTTTGGCAACATGTGCACAAGTGGGATAGCCATCTTGGTTCACGCCATAATTTATTTCAGCttattcaccatcttgatcatGGCAATTGGTATTCACATACATGTTTACTAG